One window of the Armatimonadota bacterium genome contains the following:
- the fliM gene encoding flagellar motor switch protein FliM, whose protein sequence is MSDVLSQAEIEALLHDEGAGPGGPSTDAGAPLGARSAVPVRRSINSENSIAYELYDFRRPDKLSKDQLRTLQILHETFGRMAGSSLSAYLRSPVTIDLICFEQVPYEEYLRSINESVFTILTLQPLSGQAVLELEFELAFSVIDRMLGGPGRALKRTSLTDIERPLVRQCIERLFSALKSAWEGVVIVNPIIEGLETSAQFVQIAPPDDIVVTILFEVKVGEQRGAMSLCIPYLVLKPIASKLSAQKWFASGTRKQNVQTKRQIATQIQQSQVECAVKLGSTRISVEDFMGLVPGNIVKLDQPTSQDLLFTVADLPKLHGKPALNGSKLVFTVTSTAE, encoded by the coding sequence TTGAGCGACGTTCTATCCCAGGCTGAAATCGAAGCCCTGCTCCATGACGAAGGCGCCGGTCCGGGCGGCCCGTCCACAGATGCCGGCGCTCCCTTGGGCGCGCGGTCTGCAGTTCCCGTTCGCCGCAGCATCAACTCCGAAAATTCCATCGCCTACGAGCTCTACGACTTCCGAAGGCCGGACAAGCTTAGCAAGGACCAGTTGCGCACGCTCCAAATCCTCCACGAGACTTTTGGAAGGATGGCGGGCTCTTCTCTGTCGGCGTACCTGCGGTCCCCCGTAACGATCGATCTGATCTGCTTTGAGCAAGTGCCCTATGAGGAGTACTTGCGCAGCATCAACGAATCGGTCTTCACCATCCTGACGCTCCAACCCCTCAGCGGACAGGCTGTGCTGGAGCTTGAGTTCGAACTCGCGTTCTCGGTGATCGACCGTATGTTGGGCGGCCCGGGCCGCGCGCTCAAGCGAACCTCGCTGACGGACATCGAGCGTCCGCTGGTGCGGCAGTGCATCGAGCGGCTGTTCAGCGCGCTGAAGTCGGCATGGGAGGGCGTCGTGATCGTAAACCCGATCATCGAGGGCCTGGAGACCAGCGCCCAATTCGTGCAGATCGCACCGCCCGACGACATCGTGGTCACGATCCTCTTTGAGGTCAAGGTGGGCGAGCAGCGCGGGGCGATGAGTCTTTGCATTCCCTACCTTGTACTCAAGCCCATCGCGAGCAAACTGAGCGCCCAGAAGTGGTTCGCCAGCGGCACGCGAAAGCAGAACGTCCAGACCAAACGCCAGATCGCCACGCAGATTCAGCAAAGCCAGGTGGAGTGCGCAGTCAAGCTGGGCTCGACGCGGATCAGCGTCGAGGACTTCATGGGGCTCGTGCCCGGGAACATCGTCAAGCTCGACCAGCCCACCTCCCAAGACCTTCTGTTCACCGTCGCCGACCTTCCGAAGCTCCATGGCAAGCCCGCGCTGAACGGATCAAAGCTCGTTTTCACCGTCACCAGCACCGCCGAATAG
- the fliN gene encoding flagellar motor switch protein FliN, with the protein MLLTTQEIIVRLSECQDRIWETTTTTVTESGTELSFSSPLTVSSKLTDLAAEFPGRVATIQFAFAEDPEAYQMVLLPVDLVADMVALATGNPVAEVDESSLASIRTALEAIVQGICLAVGTMKSAPVVASGLAIRLQELSWPPNMEVLSELIRMQVAVSGTGVAGSLTWMLDPQTAASVIGANAEATAEPDSPFLQMAAGGMPPGAGPAGASNSLDILLDIPLEISVELGRMKMLVRDVIELGTGSIVEIDKAAGEPVDVMVNGRLFAKGEVVVIEDNFGVRITEVVSPNERLMRLAEVA; encoded by the coding sequence ATGCTCCTAACCACTCAAGAGATCATCGTCAGACTTTCCGAATGTCAGGACCGGATTTGGGAAACCACCACCACGACCGTCACCGAGTCGGGGACCGAGCTCAGCTTCTCGAGTCCGCTCACGGTCTCGTCGAAGCTGACAGATCTGGCGGCCGAGTTCCCGGGACGCGTGGCGACCATCCAGTTTGCCTTTGCGGAAGACCCAGAAGCCTATCAGATGGTCTTGCTGCCGGTGGACCTAGTGGCGGACATGGTCGCCCTGGCGACGGGGAACCCGGTGGCCGAGGTCGACGAGTCGTCTCTGGCCTCCATCCGCACCGCGCTCGAAGCCATCGTTCAGGGCATCTGCCTGGCGGTTGGAACGATGAAAAGCGCTCCGGTGGTGGCGAGCGGACTGGCGATTCGCCTTCAAGAGCTGTCCTGGCCTCCCAACATGGAAGTTCTGAGCGAGCTCATCCGCATGCAGGTGGCCGTTTCCGGGACTGGAGTCGCCGGTTCGCTAACTTGGATGCTCGACCCGCAAACGGCGGCGAGCGTGATCGGCGCCAATGCGGAAGCCACAGCAGAGCCAGATTCGCCCTTCTTGCAGATGGCTGCGGGCGGTATGCCGCCGGGAGCCGGACCGGCTGGCGCCTCAAACTCTCTCGACATCTTGCTGGACATCCCGCTGGAGATCAGCGTAGAGCTTGGCCGGATGAAGATGCTCGTGCGCGACGTGATCGAGCTGGGGACCGGGTCGATCGTGGAGATCGACAAGGCCGCCGGCGAGCCCGTGGACGTGATGGTCAACGGCAGGCTATTTGCCAAGGGCGAAGTCGTCGTCATCGAGGACAACTTCGGGGTCCGCATCACCGAGGTCGTGTCACCGAACGAGCGGCTGATGCGCCTGGCCGAGGTGGCCTAG
- a CDS encoding phosphoribosylanthranilate isomerase yields the protein MVKVKICGLTRQEDAELAVELGAFAAGFVFEPTSRRYVGSQHWSPAWLKGLAAEVVAVHGTAPAPLPKLPFSAVQSIEWPHGVACTGAQMRIKVVRPRAGRDLAAAVAQAEGFDWVLLDAYDPEQFGGTGKSVDLELARDVVAGLRGAHPCCQIGLAGGLTPGNVARAAQSVQPDYVDVASGVESSPGVKDAEKMRAFFGALGR from the coding sequence TTGGTAAAGGTCAAGATTTGTGGGCTGACCCGGCAAGAAGACGCCGAACTGGCGGTGGAGCTTGGCGCGTTCGCGGCTGGGTTTGTGTTCGAGCCGACGAGCCGGCGGTATGTGGGGTCTCAACATTGGAGCCCGGCGTGGCTTAAGGGACTCGCCGCCGAGGTTGTTGCGGTGCATGGCACTGCCCCAGCACCGTTGCCCAAACTCCCGTTCTCGGCGGTGCAATCCATCGAATGGCCGCACGGTGTGGCTTGTACCGGCGCTCAGATGCGGATCAAGGTCGTGCGTCCCCGGGCAGGTCGTGATCTAGCCGCTGCTGTTGCCCAGGCCGAAGGCTTCGACTGGGTCTTGCTCGACGCCTATGATCCCGAGCAGTTTGGCGGCACCGGAAAGTCCGTTGACTTGGAGCTAGCTCGCGACGTGGTGGCAGGTCTGCGTGGGGCCCATCCGTGCTGCCAGATTGGGCTCGCCGGCGGACTAACGCCGGGGAACGTAGCGCGGGCGGCACAATCCGTTCAGCCGGACTATGTGGATGTAGCGAGCGGTGTGGAGTCGTCGCCCGGAGTCAAGGACGCTGAGAAGATGAGGGCGTTTTTTGGGGCGCTTGGACGCTAG
- a CDS encoding G5 domain-containing protein, with translation MRAIGVRMAAMGLMVLIGIGGATAQHGSPLGVGRKERGDQGEFVGKGTDARTETRVERKPIPFETRYELSRTVGAGRLVKREDGQPGAIVNTYAVKVRNGVAVSKELVKTERIEPKDALVLIGRQGFTPSRGSFTRAKVLDMHASAYDPSAGRGKAATGRTASGRRATYGVVAVDTRVIPMGTILYIEGYGLAIAADRGSAIKGNKIDLCYPTRSQALRWGRQSVKVHVLK, from the coding sequence ATGCGCGCCATAGGCGTAAGAATGGCTGCCATGGGGCTGATGGTCCTGATCGGGATCGGAGGCGCAACGGCACAACATGGGTCTCCCTTGGGAGTTGGCCGCAAGGAACGCGGCGACCAAGGTGAGTTCGTTGGAAAGGGAACGGATGCCCGCACAGAGACAAGGGTCGAGCGAAAGCCGATCCCGTTTGAAACTAGATACGAACTGAGTCGAACAGTGGGGGCGGGCCGCCTCGTGAAGCGCGAGGACGGCCAACCGGGCGCGATCGTGAACACCTACGCCGTCAAGGTGAGGAACGGTGTCGCCGTCTCGAAGGAACTGGTCAAGACGGAGCGCATCGAGCCGAAAGACGCGTTGGTGCTGATCGGCAGGCAGGGCTTCACCCCATCGCGCGGATCGTTCACCCGGGCGAAGGTGCTGGATATGCACGCGTCGGCCTATGATCCGAGCGCGGGCCGTGGCAAAGCCGCTACGGGGCGGACGGCATCGGGCCGAAGAGCGACCTACGGGGTTGTCGCGGTGGATACGCGCGTGATACCGATGGGCACCATCCTCTATATCGAGGGTTATGGGCTTGCCATCGCCGCCGACAGGGGCAGCGCCATCAAAGGCAACAAGATCGACCTCTGCTATCCCACGAGGTCACAGGCCCTTCGTTGGGGCCGCCAGAGCGTGAAAGTCCACGTTTTGAAGTAA
- a CDS encoding bifunctional anthranilate synthase component I family protein/class IV aminotransferase translates to MREAILRVESGGQLVWRRYLGLQRTLSATSACEVREVLEQVELAANEGLACVGWVAYEAASTLSPALVTYPPKPNLPLVHFGVYEGWMDSAELPIGNPGPKAPLNWLPDTEPEQHAAAIRRIRGLIAAGDTYQVNFTLRLHSEDRTLPADLFRNMSECRRTAFAAYLETSHLAICCASPELFFELEGNAIRTRPMKGTAPRGLDSREDAILAEALFNSVKDRAENLMILDMARNDLGKIANIGSVRVVEPFRIERFATLHQMTSTAEATTHASLAEIFRALFPAASMTGAPKRRTMEIIRELESSPRGIYSGCIGVVGPGRRARFGVAIRTAVLDKATGNWEYGVGGGIVWDSQPELELKETQTKAAVLISSLPDFRLIETLKWSRDEGYAMLEGHLARLLGSATYFDWPLREEMIRETLLAATAGFDAEEQVVRLAIDTAGKLEIAARPFVPWPVDRPLRVAVASQRLDADTLWTRHKTDRRDSYDWARTEHPDCDEVLLPNSRGELADGTISNVAVFIDGAWLTPPIGSGAIPGVLRSELIASGALSEAVIRLDRLSPETAVQFFNSVRGKSEPIPLKHVRDALPCTQHSA, encoded by the coding sequence ATGCGCGAGGCGATCTTGAGGGTTGAGTCAGGAGGCCAGCTCGTCTGGCGGCGCTATCTGGGGCTGCAGCGGACCCTCTCGGCGACTTCGGCTTGCGAGGTGCGCGAGGTCCTCGAGCAGGTTGAATTGGCGGCGAACGAGGGCCTGGCATGCGTGGGCTGGGTAGCGTATGAAGCCGCCTCGACCCTAAGCCCTGCTCTTGTCACCTACCCCCCGAAGCCAAACCTCCCGCTGGTTCACTTTGGGGTTTACGAAGGCTGGATGGATTCTGCCGAATTGCCCATCGGGAATCCTGGCCCTAAGGCCCCCCTGAATTGGCTTCCAGACACCGAACCCGAGCAACACGCCGCCGCCATCAGGCGAATCCGCGGTCTCATCGCCGCTGGAGACACCTACCAGGTGAACTTCACCTTGCGGCTGCATTCCGAAGACCGTACACTCCCGGCAGACCTGTTTCGAAACATGTCGGAATGTCGGCGAACGGCTTTCGCGGCGTACCTTGAAACCAGCCACCTTGCCATCTGCTGCGCCTCTCCTGAGCTCTTTTTCGAACTCGAGGGAAACGCGATCCGCACCCGTCCGATGAAGGGCACCGCTCCCCGAGGGCTCGACTCAAGGGAGGACGCCATCCTGGCTGAAGCGCTCTTCAACTCGGTAAAGGACCGCGCCGAGAACCTGATGATCCTGGACATGGCGCGCAACGACCTCGGCAAGATCGCCAACATCGGGTCCGTCCGTGTGGTCGAACCCTTCAGGATCGAGCGATTTGCGACGCTCCACCAGATGACCTCGACCGCCGAGGCCACGACCCATGCTTCGCTCGCCGAGATCTTCAGGGCGCTCTTCCCTGCGGCCTCGATGACGGGCGCGCCGAAACGCCGCACGATGGAGATCATCCGCGAGCTCGAGTCCTCGCCGCGCGGAATCTATTCGGGATGCATCGGTGTCGTGGGACCGGGACGCCGGGCCAGGTTTGGAGTTGCCATACGAACCGCCGTATTGGACAAGGCAACAGGGAACTGGGAATACGGCGTTGGCGGGGGAATCGTTTGGGACTCTCAACCCGAACTCGAACTCAAAGAGACTCAAACCAAAGCGGCCGTCCTGATTTCATCGCTGCCCGATTTCAGGCTGATCGAGACCCTCAAGTGGTCGCGAGACGAAGGCTACGCGATGCTCGAAGGTCATCTTGCCCGCCTGCTTGGTTCAGCGACTTACTTCGATTGGCCCTTGCGGGAAGAGATGATCCGCGAGACTCTGCTGGCGGCGACGGCCGGCTTTGATGCTGAGGAGCAAGTTGTTCGACTGGCGATTGACACTGCCGGAAAGCTGGAAATCGCGGCCCGGCCGTTTGTTCCGTGGCCCGTGGATCGGCCACTGCGGGTCGCGGTAGCCTCCCAGCGGCTCGATGCCGACACCCTCTGGACCCGCCACAAGACCGACCGCAGGGACTCCTATGACTGGGCCAGGACGGAGCATCCGGACTGCGACGAAGTACTCCTGCCGAACTCGCGCGGCGAGCTTGCCGATGGCACGATCTCCAACGTCGCCGTTTTCATTGACGGTGCTTGGTTGACCCCTCCTATCGGCTCAGGTGCGATCCCGGGGGTCTTGCGCTCCGAGCTCATCGCGTCCGGCGCTCTGTCAGAAGCCGTGATCCGGCTTGATCGACTCAGCCCAGAAACGGCCGTTCAGTTCTTCAACTCTGTTCGGGGAAAGAGTGAACCGATTCCACTGAAACATGTAAGAGACGCTTTGCCTTGCACCCAACACTCTGCATAG
- the fliP gene encoding flagellar type III secretion system pore protein FliP (The bacterial flagellar biogenesis protein FliP forms a type III secretion system (T3SS)-type pore required for flagellar assembly.): MRLSRPAIAKATLVILLGLLGCLALAQSSLPLPKITLGAEGANKPEEVSSALQIMALLTVLSLAPALLILTTAFTRIVIVLSFVRNALGTPNIPPNQVLVGLSLFLTFFVMGPTYQEVNDKALKPYFSKNAAQKISLDQAIERAQGPIRKFMLKNTYSSDLRLFLDVRKERATRENVSMSALIPAFVISELKTAFIMGFYIFVPFLIIDLIVASGLMSMGMMMLPPTVLSLPAKILVFVLADGWTTLVSTILQGYR, translated from the coding sequence ATGAGATTGAGCCGACCCGCCATCGCAAAGGCCACCCTGGTAATCCTGCTGGGGCTTCTGGGCTGCCTGGCGCTGGCTCAGTCGAGCCTGCCGCTGCCGAAGATCACCCTTGGGGCGGAGGGCGCGAACAAGCCGGAAGAGGTGAGCTCGGCGCTGCAGATCATGGCGCTGCTGACGGTGCTGAGCCTTGCGCCGGCGCTGCTCATCCTCACGACCGCCTTCACGCGCATCGTGATCGTGCTGAGCTTCGTCCGCAACGCCCTCGGCACGCCGAATATCCCGCCCAACCAAGTGCTGGTGGGGCTCAGCCTGTTCCTGACGTTCTTCGTGATGGGCCCCACCTATCAAGAGGTCAACGACAAGGCGCTCAAACCCTACTTCAGCAAGAACGCCGCCCAGAAGATCAGCCTGGACCAGGCGATCGAGCGGGCTCAGGGCCCCATCCGCAAGTTCATGCTGAAGAACACCTACAGCAGCGACTTAAGGCTGTTTCTGGACGTGCGCAAGGAAAGGGCCACGCGCGAAAACGTCTCGATGAGCGCCCTGATTCCCGCGTTTGTGATCAGTGAGCTCAAGACCGCCTTCATCATGGGCTTCTATATCTTCGTGCCATTCCTGATCATCGACCTGATCGTCGCCAGCGGTCTGATGAGCATGGGCATGATGATGCTGCCACCCACGGTTCTATCCCTGCCCGCGAAGATATTGGTGTTCGTCCTGGCGGACGGCTGGACAACCTTGGTGTCCACGATCCTGCAGGGGTATCGCTGA
- the trpC gene encoding indole-3-glycerol phosphate synthase TrpC, producing MNHLEHILEAKRLEVQSAKAEVSFAAVERAALAVDAPRGFLRSLRAAADIGLIAEVKAASPSQGSIRADLDPVRVAQAYERAGAQCLSVLTDREFFKGSVENLVLARAATRLPVLRKDFMLERYQVYESRAMGADAILLILAALPDAELAALNQLARELGMDVLAEVHDAAELRRALNLGFDLIGVNNRNLSTFEVDLAVSETLIPGIGNAALAVSESALKTREDIDRVKAAGAGAVLIGTTFCSAPDIEAMVREVMAW from the coding sequence ATGAACCACCTTGAGCACATCTTGGAGGCCAAGCGGCTGGAGGTTCAGTCGGCCAAAGCTGAAGTGTCTTTCGCTGCGGTTGAGCGTGCCGCGCTCGCCGTCGATGCTCCTCGCGGGTTCCTTCGATCGCTTCGGGCTGCGGCCGACATTGGCTTGATCGCCGAGGTGAAGGCGGCGAGTCCGTCGCAGGGGTCCATCCGAGCGGACCTGGACCCTGTTCGTGTGGCGCAAGCTTATGAGCGGGCGGGGGCGCAATGCCTGAGCGTGCTCACGGACCGGGAGTTCTTCAAGGGCTCGGTGGAGAATCTGGTTTTGGCGCGTGCGGCGACCCGGCTGCCCGTGCTTCGAAAGGACTTCATGCTCGAGCGCTATCAGGTCTATGAGTCGCGGGCGATGGGCGCGGACGCGATCCTTCTTATTCTCGCTGCCTTGCCCGACGCGGAACTGGCCGCTTTGAACCAACTTGCGCGGGAATTGGGCATGGACGTGCTGGCTGAGGTCCACGACGCCGCCGAGCTTCGCCGAGCCCTGAACCTGGGATTCGATCTGATCGGTGTGAACAACCGGAACCTGTCGACTTTCGAGGTCGATCTAGCCGTCTCGGAGACGCTGATCCCGGGGATCGGGAATGCCGCGCTTGCTGTGAGCGAGAGCGCACTGAAGACCAGGGAGGACATCGACCGGGTAAAGGCTGCCGGCGCGGGAGCGGTCCTGATCGGGACGACGTTTTGCTCGGCGCCGGATATCGAGGCCATGGTGCGCGAGGTCATGGCTTGGTAA
- the fliR gene encoding flagellar biosynthetic protein FliR, whose translation MRLDSAFLWAFFSVFVRASAMMLSSPFFSARSIPTSIRVMATLSIAMALTFALKPSIGELPGDMHGFVFGLLGEAVAGLLIGALTTLAFSAFEVAGSMIDLQMGLGASQILNPVNGVPATLMSQYKSALSLVVFVLIDGHHMLVDAFISSYRLMPSIGSRNALALQVAIPELFAQTGFLALQIAAPVVAVSVVVDAALGLVNKAVPQMPVMLVGMPAKVGLGLVTLSVGLPALVAGVGHGTELAARSLTQVFQGGG comes from the coding sequence ATGAGGCTCGACTCGGCGTTTCTCTGGGCGTTCTTCTCGGTGTTCGTGCGCGCGTCGGCGATGATGCTCTCTTCGCCGTTCTTCTCTGCGCGCAGCATCCCCACTTCGATCCGCGTGATGGCGACCCTTTCCATCGCCATGGCGCTCACCTTTGCGCTCAAGCCCTCGATCGGCGAATTGCCCGGGGACATGCATGGGTTTGTCTTCGGTCTACTGGGCGAAGCTGTGGCGGGTTTGCTCATCGGCGCCCTGACGACTCTGGCTTTCAGTGCCTTTGAAGTGGCGGGATCGATGATCGACCTGCAGATGGGCCTGGGGGCGAGCCAGATTCTGAACCCGGTCAACGGCGTCCCGGCGACACTGATGTCCCAGTACAAGTCGGCGCTGTCCTTGGTCGTTTTCGTTTTGATCGACGGCCACCACATGCTCGTGGACGCGTTCATTTCGAGCTACCGGCTGATGCCCTCGATCGGGTCGCGCAACGCCTTGGCGCTGCAAGTGGCCATTCCGGAGCTCTTTGCGCAGACGGGCTTCTTGGCGCTTCAGATCGCGGCGCCCGTGGTGGCCGTCAGCGTCGTGGTCGATGCGGCGCTCGGACTGGTGAATAAGGCCGTTCCCCAGATGCCGGTGATGCTGGTGGGCATGCCTGCCAAGGTTGGACTCGGGCTGGTGACGCTCAGCGTAGGGTTGCCCGCGTTGGTTGCCGGAGTGGGCCACGGCACCGAACTCGCGGCGCGCTCGCTCACCCAAGTCTTTCAGGGGGGAGGCTAG
- a CDS encoding aminotransferase class V-fold PLP-dependent enzyme, which translates to MLSRREVLAMATVAGAYRNDTLNLVERIVGRYAARPEEAAQDEAFWTQIQEAFTLDRTMTNFNNGGCCPSPRVVEETLKRYIDYSNQAPSFYMWRHLEPEVESVRRRLAGVFGVDAEEIAITRNASESLETCLLGFDLEPGDEILTTNLDYPRMITTIKQRERRDGVRMVQAKMPVAPPKLSDLIDPIRAAITPKTKVILVSQVSFLNGQIFPIKAICRMGKERGIPVIVDGAHAFAHLDFTHKDLECDYYGSSLHKWLMAPVGTGMLYVKKDKIEKLWGMYACDVAQSKDIRKYEEIGTHPAANHNAIAEAITFHELIGQTRKTARLRYLRSRWADRIKEHPKVRFHTNLHPEHSCALTTVQIDGIEPAKLAEWLWEKHRIFVTGIGHESFNGIRVTPNVYTTLQEIDRFADAMLKAAREGIG; encoded by the coding sequence ATGCTCTCACGCCGAGAAGTCCTTGCCATGGCCACGGTGGCCGGCGCCTATCGTAACGACACCCTGAACCTCGTCGAGCGGATCGTCGGCCGGTACGCCGCCAGACCCGAGGAGGCCGCGCAGGATGAGGCGTTCTGGACCCAGATCCAGGAGGCGTTCACCCTCGACCGGACGATGACCAACTTCAACAACGGCGGCTGCTGCCCGAGCCCGCGTGTGGTCGAGGAGACGCTCAAGCGCTACATCGACTACAGCAACCAGGCGCCGAGCTTTTATATGTGGCGGCACCTTGAGCCCGAGGTCGAATCGGTCCGCCGCCGTCTGGCCGGGGTGTTTGGCGTGGACGCCGAGGAGATCGCGATCACCCGAAATGCAAGCGAATCCTTGGAGACCTGCCTGCTTGGCTTCGACCTGGAGCCGGGCGACGAGATTCTGACCACCAACCTCGACTACCCGCGCATGATCACGACCATCAAGCAACGCGAGCGCCGCGACGGAGTGAGAATGGTGCAGGCCAAGATGCCGGTCGCCCCGCCGAAGCTCAGCGACCTGATCGATCCGATTCGCGCGGCGATCACGCCGAAAACCAAGGTCATCCTGGTCAGCCAGGTTTCGTTCTTGAACGGCCAGATCTTCCCGATCAAGGCGATCTGCCGCATGGGCAAGGAGCGCGGCATCCCGGTCATCGTGGACGGCGCGCATGCCTTCGCCCACCTCGACTTCACGCACAAGGACCTGGAGTGCGACTACTACGGGTCCAGCCTGCACAAGTGGCTGATGGCGCCCGTGGGTACGGGAATGCTCTATGTGAAGAAGGACAAGATCGAGAAGCTCTGGGGCATGTACGCTTGCGACGTCGCGCAGTCGAAAGACATCCGTAAATACGAAGAAATCGGCACGCATCCGGCGGCCAACCACAATGCCATCGCCGAGGCGATCACCTTCCACGAGTTGATCGGGCAGACGCGCAAGACCGCCCGCCTGCGCTACCTGAGGAGCCGCTGGGCCGACCGCATCAAGGAGCACCCGAAGGTTCGGTTCCACACCAACCTTCACCCAGAGCACTCCTGCGCGCTGACGACGGTGCAGATCGACGGCATCGAACCCGCCAAGTTGGCTGAATGGCTGTGGGAGAAGCACCGCATCTTCGTGACCGGTATCGGACATGAGTCGTTCAACGGAATCCGGGTCACACCGAACGTATACACAACGTTACAGGAGATCGATCGGTTCGCCGACGCGATGTTGAAAGCTGCGCGCGAGGGGATTGGCTGA
- the trpD gene encoding anthranilate phosphoribosyltransferase yields MPYKDWMETLVRRGDFEAPEAEAFITFLVSGEATDAQIGGALSALASKGATYTELAAFARVLRAKALQVGSTVPNLVDTCGTGGGATSFNISTAAAFVAAAAGAHVAKHGNRAVTSVCGSADVLEALGARIDGDSEQALHLIETVGIAFLFAQAYHPAMRAVGKVRRELGFRTVFNQLGPLLNPAGAKRQLIGVFDPSLLLPMGQALLEIGAERALVVHGSDGLDEISPCEETWAVRVWEGEVAEITLKPSDFGLDPINRDALAPGESAADNAAILREAISDSNSPRARAILPSAGAVLWLAGVAETVGEGFNLGFDAIESGAAGQKLDAFIEASQAA; encoded by the coding sequence ATGCCCTATAAGGATTGGATGGAAACGCTGGTTCGGCGTGGCGACTTCGAAGCGCCCGAGGCTGAGGCGTTCATCACGTTTTTGGTCTCCGGTGAAGCCACTGACGCCCAGATCGGCGGAGCGCTGTCGGCGCTCGCATCCAAGGGTGCAACCTACACCGAGCTTGCCGCGTTTGCCCGTGTTCTTCGTGCGAAAGCGCTGCAGGTTGGATCGACGGTTCCCAATCTCGTGGACACCTGCGGAACGGGTGGCGGGGCGACATCTTTCAACATCTCGACGGCAGCAGCCTTCGTGGCTGCGGCCGCGGGCGCTCACGTCGCCAAGCACGGAAACCGGGCGGTGACCAGCGTTTGTGGCAGCGCGGACGTTCTGGAAGCCCTCGGAGCGCGTATCGACGGCGACTCGGAGCAGGCGCTGCACCTGATCGAGACCGTCGGCATCGCCTTCCTCTTCGCTCAGGCCTATCATCCCGCGATGAGGGCCGTCGGAAAGGTCCGGCGCGAGCTTGGGTTTCGCACGGTCTTCAACCAGCTTGGCCCTCTGCTCAACCCGGCGGGCGCCAAGCGGCAACTTATCGGTGTGTTCGATCCGTCGCTGCTGCTACCGATGGGCCAAGCGCTGCTGGAGATCGGCGCTGAGAGGGCGCTGGTGGTGCATGGGTCCGACGGTCTGGATGAGATAAGCCCTTGCGAGGAAACCTGGGCGGTGCGCGTTTGGGAGGGAGAGGTGGCCGAGATCACGCTGAAGCCCAGTGATTTCGGGCTCGACCCAATCAACCGCGACGCGCTTGCACCCGGCGAGTCGGCCGCCGACAATGCGGCCATCTTGAGAGAGGCGATTTCGGACTCGAATTCACCGAGGGCGAGAGCCATCTTGCCGAGCGCCGGCGCAGTGCTCTGGCTGGCGGGGGTTGCAGAGACGGTCGGCGAAGGCTTTAACCTTGGCTTTGACGCGATCGAATCTGGCGCTGCCGGCCAAAAGCTGGACGCATTCATCGAGGCGAGCCAAGCGGCATGA
- the fliQ gene encoding flagellar biosynthesis protein FliQ, which translates to MDTRAAIDISQQGFQVALMVSLPLLAVTLFVGLAISVFQAVTQVHEMTLTFVPKMIAAGVLLAMTGNWMLQQLVSYTLLCFDHAARVVQ; encoded by the coding sequence ATGGATACGCGCGCCGCCATCGATATCTCGCAGCAGGGGTTCCAAGTGGCGCTCATGGTGTCGCTGCCGCTGCTGGCGGTGACCCTATTCGTGGGATTGGCCATCAGCGTGTTCCAGGCGGTTACCCAGGTTCACGAAATGACGCTGACCTTCGTTCCCAAGATGATCGCTGCCGGCGTGCTGCTTGCGATGACCGGAAACTGGATGCTGCAGCAGCTTGTCAGCTACACCTTGCTCTGCTTCGATCACGCTGCCAGGGTCGTGCAATGA